In bacterium, a single genomic region encodes these proteins:
- a CDS encoding cyclic nucleotide-binding domain-containing protein, which produces MHISFVAPGCFHVEGPSNSALIGSPPEILKALLKQKKKIPHVGVLPDLSHKNGVSQMAFEFLGYWFLFVDQGYQMGKKFRVLGTRDMCERLYDILRVTLLGPGRSEMKKWGLSKTRIETLAKMADGMAVKRAGSILQIEDLFEFVHMPDEEGEVAVPLFSDSADILIKRMGNNRYEISERGKVHPVDLNFEGEQLPPLADLSGTIEKPERLRLKVLGCYTGFDPAGPTTGMLLWVNGNGFLVDSPAGISKYLKQVGVAKDRLTAIIQTHVHDDHCALSELLLSEHSFTIISTREIFECTLLKVSRIIGEPIEVVRSMVRFVEVIPGKNYRMYGAAWEFFYTVHSIPTIGFRVTVPDENGKPHTLLHSSDLDHFSGMDQLVKDGAVSQEHVDRMRSLVRGDECLAMIDAGGGMIHGEPADWDKTIVSYPGTEFLFYHINPSKVDPKYPVAKPGWGKTYLPERVFPQSVYSGVLQTLKLFEVKDPHWINVIFSQGQVLDLPNQYEVVKKGQEGDSFYFILSGSLDVLDAENKKDPLLATLEGGDFFGEMSIINRSKTNATVVSRTPVVLFKLPGDLFLEFVEKNDLRESFSSLWKKRPLISSVEIFRDLDPTAKHEISLLAKTQQFAKEELIVRQGSKTEDFFIISSGRVQIVRKSDQGRVNFSVELKAGDFFGENVAMGYTDKRNASAQALTDVTTLVISSRELRDLAKRMPILRHKLHLVMKSRGMADEVLEKASVSVTGSDIF; this is translated from the coding sequence ATGCATATCTCATTCGTTGCCCCGGGTTGCTTCCATGTCGAAGGCCCGTCCAACAGTGCGCTCATCGGTAGTCCTCCCGAGATCCTCAAGGCCCTCCTGAAACAGAAAAAGAAGATCCCCCATGTTGGTGTTCTGCCCGACCTCTCCCATAAGAACGGCGTTTCTCAAATGGCTTTCGAGTTCCTGGGTTATTGGTTCCTTTTCGTCGACCAGGGATACCAAATGGGAAAGAAGTTCCGGGTCCTGGGAACTCGGGACATGTGTGAAAGGCTTTACGACATCCTGCGGGTCACCTTATTGGGTCCCGGGCGTTCCGAGATGAAAAAGTGGGGTTTGAGCAAGACGCGGATCGAGACCCTGGCCAAAATGGCCGACGGAATGGCGGTCAAACGGGCCGGGTCGATCCTGCAGATCGAGGACCTCTTCGAGTTCGTCCATATGCCGGACGAAGAAGGGGAGGTAGCGGTCCCTCTTTTCTCCGATTCGGCCGATATCCTCATCAAAAGGATGGGGAACAACCGCTATGAAATTTCCGAACGAGGCAAGGTCCATCCCGTCGATCTCAATTTCGAAGGAGAACAGCTGCCTCCCTTGGCGGACCTGAGCGGGACCATCGAAAAACCGGAAAGGCTTCGTCTTAAGGTGCTGGGATGCTACACCGGGTTCGATCCGGCGGGACCCACCACGGGCATGTTGCTTTGGGTCAACGGCAACGGGTTCCTGGTGGATTCACCGGCCGGCATCTCCAAATACCTCAAACAGGTCGGGGTGGCGAAGGACCGCCTGACCGCCATCATCCAGACCCACGTCCACGATGATCACTGCGCCCTCTCCGAGCTCTTGCTCTCCGAACATTCCTTCACCATCATTTCCACCCGTGAGATCTTCGAGTGTACGCTCCTGAAGGTCTCCCGGATCATCGGAGAACCCATTGAGGTGGTGCGGTCCATGGTCCGCTTCGTGGAGGTGATCCCCGGGAAGAACTACCGGATGTACGGGGCCGCTTGGGAATTCTTTTACACGGTCCACTCCATCCCGACCATCGGATTCCGGGTGACCGTCCCCGACGAGAATGGAAAGCCCCACACCCTGCTCCATTCCAGTGACCTGGACCATTTCAGTGGAATGGACCAATTGGTGAAGGACGGCGCCGTTTCCCAGGAACATGTGGATCGTATGAGGTCCTTGGTCCGCGGGGACGAATGCCTTGCCATGATCGACGCCGGGGGCGGGATGATCCACGGAGAACCCGCGGATTGGGACAAGACCATCGTGAGTTACCCTGGGACCGAGTTCCTTTTCTATCATATCAATCCATCAAAGGTCGATCCGAAATACCCGGTGGCCAAACCCGGTTGGGGGAAGACCTATCTGCCCGAGCGGGTTTTCCCCCAGTCGGTCTATAGCGGCGTTCTCCAGACCTTGAAGCTTTTTGAGGTCAAGGACCCTCATTGGATCAACGTGATCTTTTCCCAGGGCCAGGTCTTGGACCTTCCGAACCAATATGAAGTGGTGAAAAAAGGACAGGAAGGGGATTCTTTTTACTTCATCCTTTCCGGGTCCTTGGATGTTCTCGATGCGGAGAATAAAAAAGACCCTCTTTTGGCTACCTTGGAAGGCGGTGACTTTTTCGGAGAAATGTCGATCATCAACCGTTCCAAGACCAATGCCACCGTCGTGAGCCGCACTCCGGTCGTTCTTTTCAAGCTTCCGGGGGACCTGTTCCTGGAATTCGTGGAAAAGAACGATCTTCGGGAAAGTTTCTCGAGCCTTTGGAAAAAGCGTCCGCTGATCTCCTCGGTGGAAATATTCCGGGACCTGGACCCCACCGCGAAGCACGAAATATCCCTCTTGGCCAAGACCCAACAGTTCGCCAAGGAGGAACTGATCGTCCGTCAGGGAAGCAAGACGGAGGATTTCTTCATCATCTCCTCGGGCCGGGTGCAGATCGTCCGGAAGTCGGATCAGGGCCGGGTGAATTTCTCGGTCGAATTGAAGGCGGGCGATTTTTTCGGGGAGAATGTGGCCATGGGTTATACCGATAAGCGGAACGCGAGCGCGCAGGCCTTGACCGACGTGACGACCCTGGTCATCTCCTCCCGGGAATTAAGGGACTTGGCCAAGCGGATGCCGATCCTCCGGCACAAGCTTCATTTGGTCATGAAGAGCCGGGGGATGGCCGATGAAGTATTGGAAAAGGCGTCGGTCAGTGTGACCGGTTCCGATATTTTTTAA